Part of the Clostridium sporogenes genome, GGCTTTAGAATTAGTAAAAGAAGATAAAGCTCAAGCTGTTATATCCGCAGGAAGTACAGGAGCATTAATGGCGGGAGCTACTTTTGTTTTAGGAAGAATAAAGGGTATAAATAGAGTTTGTTTAGCACCATTACTTCCAGGAGCTAAAGCTCCTTTTATGATAGCAGATGCAGGTGCTAATGTAGATTGCAGGCCAGAATATTTAGTCCAATTTGCTATGATGGGAAAAGTATATTTTGAAAGTGTATTAGGTGTTAAAAATCCAACGGTAGGGTTGGTAAATATAGGTGCTGAAGAAGAAAAAGGTAATGAACTTACAAAAGCCGCATATAAATTACTAAAGGATACAGATTTTAATTTTATAGGAAATATAGAACCAAGAGATATACCAAGAGGAGAAACTAATATTGCAGTATGTGATGGATTTATAGGAAATACTGTGTTAAAAACTTATGAGGGAGTAGCCTCAAATTTATTTTCTATGTTAAAAGATGAAATAATGTCATCCACCAGAGGAAAAATAGGAGGAGCACTTTTAAAACCTGTATTTAAAGATTTTAAAAAGAAATTTGATTATACGGAATATGGTGGATCACCTTTTCTAGGGGCTAAGGGTATATGTATAAAAGCTCATGGAAGTTCTGATGCTAAAGCATTTAAAAATGCTATAAGACAGGCAAAAATTTGTTATGATAAAAAGATAATTGAAGAAATAGAGAATAATTTAGAAAATTTAATAGAAAATAATATATAATGGAACTTAATGAATATATTGACGTAGAAATAGTTATGTAATATTATTTATGTATAAAACATTAGGAGGTGACACAAATGATTTTTGAAAAAATAAAAGCTACAATAGCAGAACAATTAAGTATAGATGAAGAGGAAATAACTATGGAATCATCTTTTATTGATGATTTAGGTGCGGATTCACTTGATATAGTTGAATTAATAATGGCATTAGAAACTGAATTCGATTTAGAAATACCAGATGAAGACGCAGAAAAAATTTCTACAGTGGGAGATGTAGTTGACTACATAAAATCACATACTGAGGAATAATTGATTTTTATCCCCGCCTTTACTAGCGGGGATTTTATATTAAAAAATATAATTAAAAAATAAGTTTATTCTTGAGTTTATTTAATAAATATACTGAAGAATGAACTTCTAGGGAGTGAAAATTTTGAAAAATAGACAGGATATTTTGAAAGAACTTCAGTACAAACTTAAAGTATGTTTTAAAGATGAAAAATTATTAGATGTGGCATTAACCCATAGTTCCTATGCTAATGGTAAAAAAAATATAAAATATTATGAAAGATTGGAGTTCTTGGGAGATTCCGTATTGCAACTTATAATATCAGAGCATTTATATCAAAAATATGAAGATAAAAAAGAAGGAGAACTCACTAGAAAGAGGGCTATAATAGTCTGTGAAAATTCTCTTTACGAAATAGCTAAAAGATGGGATTTAGGTTTTTATCTGCAAATGAGTAAAGGGGAAGAATTGACAGGAGGCAGAGAGAGAGTATCTATATTAGCAGATTGTGTGGAATCTATAATAGCTGCTATATATTTAGATAAAGGATTAGATGAAGCAAGAGAATTTGTTATGAAAAATTTCGAAGAAATAATAGAAAAAGCCATGAGAGATGAAATAATATTAGATTATAAAACTACATTACAAGAAATAGTGCAACAAAATAATGATCTTACTATAAACTATGAATTATTAAAACAGGAAGGTCCTCCTCACAGAAGAAAGTTTTTTACTAATGTAACTATAGATAATGAGGTAAGAGGAACGGGGATAGGATATAGTAAAAAAGAAGCAGAACAAAATGCAGCAAAGGAAGCATTAAAGAATTTAGGTGATAATTATGAGTAAAGGTCATTATATAATACCAATATTTGTAGCTCAGGAAGGATGTCCCCATAATTGTGTTTTTTGTAATCAACATAAAATAACCGGAGAAAAGGACGAAATAATAGACGAAAATTACGTAAGAGAAACCATAGAAGCTTATATAAAAACTATAGATAGAGAAAATTCAACTTTAGAGGTTTCTTTTTTCGGAGGTACTTTTACAGGTATACCTATAGAAAGGCAAAAAAGTCTTTTAAAAGTAGCAAAGGAATATAAGGACAAGGGCGAAATAGATTATATACATATGTCCACAAGACCAGATTATATAGACAGAGAAATTTTAGATAACCTTAAAAAGTACTCTGCGGATATAATTGAATTAGGAGTTCAATCTTTAGATGAAGAAGTCCTTTTAAAATCAGGAAGAGGGCATTCCGTAGAAGAGGTGCATAGAGCCTCAAAACTTATAAAAGAATACGGATTTACTTTAGGACATCAAATAATGTTAGGACTTCCAGGAGATACTTTTAAAAAGGATATAGAAACTGTAGAAAACTCTTTAAAAATGAAACCAGATATAGCAAGAATATATCCAGCCTTGGTAATAAAGGATACTCCTATGGAATATATGTTAAGAAAGGGAGCTTATAAACCTTATACTCTAGATGAAGCTATAGATATAACTAAAATATTATATTCTATGTATGATAAAGAAGGTATAAAAGTAATAAGAATAGGACTTCAGCCTACAGAAGAAATAAATGAAAATAAAGATGTGATTTCAGGCCCTTTTCATCCAGCTTTTAGAGAATTAGTGGAAGGAAAAATAATTAATGAGGCTATTTTCTCCTATGTTGAAGATAGCTTAGAAGAAAACTTAGAAATTTACATAAATAATAAAGATATATCTAAATTGTATTGTAATAGAAAAGAATTTTTTAATGAATTTATAAATAAGAAGAAAGTAAAAAGATTTAAAGTTATACAAGATGAAACATTAGGTAGAGGGAATATAATTATTAAAAAGGGTGAAAATCAAAAACATATATTTATAAAAGAGTATATGAGAAAGCTTTCAGAAGAAGGAAAAAACTTATTTATATAGAATAATATAAGTATCAAGTTAATATAAGCTTTAGTGTCCCCACTGTTTCATATTCAGTGGGGATATATATTTTAAGTTTTACTAATTGATATTTTTTTTTATATATAATAAACTATTAAATGATGTTATTTTTAAAGGGAGGTAAAATTGAAATGAAAAGAGAAAAAAGAGAAAAGATGACTAAAGCTTTAGTTGTTGTTATGACTATTGTATTTATTGCTAGTATATTACCAATGTTTTTTGCCAGATAGGAGTTGTACTACATGTTTTTAAAATCAATTGAAATAAGAGGTTTTAAATCTTTTGCAGATAAAACTGAATTAATATTTAAACAAGGAGTCACAGCAATAGTAGGTCCTAATGGAAGTGGGAAAAGTAATATATCTGACGCAGTAAAATGGGTGTTGGGAGAACAAAGTGTAAAATCCTTAAGGGGAAGTAAAATGGAGGATGTTATATTTGCTGGTACACAATATAGAAAACCAGTAGGACTTTGTCAAGTTTCACTGATATTAGATAACAGTGATAAAGACTTACCCATAGAATATACAGAAGTAACTATAACTAGACGCTTATATAGATCTGGTGAAAGTGAGTATTATATAAATAATACTCAATGTAGGCTTAAAGATATACAAGAGTTATTTATGGATACAGGTATAGGTAAAGAAGGCTATTCTATAATAGGACAAGGGAAAATAGAGGCAGTTTTAAGTGGAAAGCCAGAGGAGAGAAGAAGTCTTTTAGAGGAAGCAGCAGGTATAGTTAAATTTAAATGGAGAAAAGAAGAGGCAGATAAAAAACTTTCTAATACAGAACAAAATCTTATAAGAATAAAAGATATATTAAATACTTATGAAGAAAGAATAGAACCACTTAAAGAAGAAAGTGAAAAAGCTAA contains:
- the acpP gene encoding acyl carrier protein, whose product is MIFEKIKATIAEQLSIDEEEITMESSFIDDLGADSLDIVELIMALETEFDLEIPDEDAEKISTVGDVVDYIKSHTEE
- the plsX gene encoding phosphate acyltransferase PlsX; this encodes MIIAVDGMGGDFAPELVVEGCIQAVKEYEGIHIIITGKEELIKNELDKREYKGNKIEILNAKEVIGTDEAPVKAIRRKKDSSMVKALELVKEDKAQAVISAGSTGALMAGATFVLGRIKGINRVCLAPLLPGAKAPFMIADAGANVDCRPEYLVQFAMMGKVYFESVLGVKNPTVGLVNIGAEEEKGNELTKAAYKLLKDTDFNFIGNIEPRDIPRGETNIAVCDGFIGNTVLKTYEGVASNLFSMLKDEIMSSTRGKIGGALLKPVFKDFKKKFDYTEYGGSPFLGAKGICIKAHGSSDAKAFKNAIRQAKICYDKKIIEEIENNLENLIENNI
- the rnc gene encoding ribonuclease III yields the protein MKNRQDILKELQYKLKVCFKDEKLLDVALTHSSYANGKKNIKYYERLEFLGDSVLQLIISEHLYQKYEDKKEGELTRKRAIIVCENSLYEIAKRWDLGFYLQMSKGEELTGGRERVSILADCVESIIAAIYLDKGLDEAREFVMKNFEEIIEKAMRDEIILDYKTTLQEIVQQNNDLTINYELLKQEGPPHRRKFFTNVTIDNEVRGTGIGYSKKEAEQNAAKEALKNLGDNYE
- a CDS encoding DUF4044 domain-containing protein, coding for MKREKREKMTKALVVVMTIVFIASILPMFFAR
- a CDS encoding elongator complex protein 3, coding for MSKGHYIIPIFVAQEGCPHNCVFCNQHKITGEKDEIIDENYVRETIEAYIKTIDRENSTLEVSFFGGTFTGIPIERQKSLLKVAKEYKDKGEIDYIHMSTRPDYIDREILDNLKKYSADIIELGVQSLDEEVLLKSGRGHSVEEVHRASKLIKEYGFTLGHQIMLGLPGDTFKKDIETVENSLKMKPDIARIYPALVIKDTPMEYMLRKGAYKPYTLDEAIDITKILYSMYDKEGIKVIRIGLQPTEEINENKDVISGPFHPAFRELVEGKIINEAIFSYVEDSLEENLEIYINNKDISKLYCNRKEFFNEFINKKKVKRFKVIQDETLGRGNIIIKKGENQKHIFIKEYMRKLSEEGKNLFI